The following coding sequences lie in one Salmo salar chromosome ssa13, Ssal_v3.1, whole genome shotgun sequence genomic window:
- the LOC106566856 gene encoding succinate dehydrogenase [ubiquinone] iron-sulfur subunit, mitochondrial has translation MSVVCTSLARNAMALRNTGAMVMVRYTQTAAAPASEPRIKKFQIYRWDPDTMGDKPRMQTYEIDLNNCGPMVLDALIKIKNEMDPTLTFRRSCREGICGSCAMNINGGNTLACLNKIDSNTSKPIKIYPLPHMYVVKDLVPDMSNFYAQYKSIEPFLKKKDESQEGKEQYHQTVEDRQKLDGLYECILCACCSTSCPSYWWNGDKYLGPAVLMQAYRWMIDSRDEFTEERLSKLQDPFSLYRCHTIMNCTKTCPKGLNPGKAIAEIKKMMATYKEKVINPVNIVENHRT, from the exons ATGGTGCGCTATACACAGACTGCAGCCGCCCCGGCATCTGAGCCCAGGATCAAGAAGTTCCAGATCTACCGCTGGGACCCAGACACAATGGGGGATAAGCCACGCATGCAGACATACGAAATTGACCTCAACAA CTGCGGCCCCATGGTTTTGGATGCCCTCATTAAAATCAAGAATGAGATGGACCCCACGCTCACATTCAGACGCTCCTGCAGAGAGG GTATCTGCGGCTCATGTGCCATGAACATCAACGGAGGCAACACACTGGCCTGCTTAAACAAAATAGACAGCAATACAAGCAAACCGATCAAAATTTACCCACTCCCACACATGTACGTTGTCAAAGATCTGGTGCCG GACATGAGTAATTTCTATGCCCAGTACAAGTCCATCGAGCCCTTCCTGAAGAAGAAAGATGAGTCTCAGGAGGGCAAGGAGCAGTACCACCAGACTGTGGAAGACAGGCAAAAGCTG GACGGTCTGTATGAGTGCATTCTCTGTGCCTGCTGTAGCACCAGCTGCCCTAGTTACTGGTGGAATGGAGATAAGTATCTGGGCCCTGCTGTCCTCATGCAG GCCTATCGTTGGATGATTGATTCACGTGATGAGTTCACAGAGGAACGACTGTCGAAGCTCCaggaccccttctctctctaccgctgTCACACAATCATGAACTGCACTAAGACATGCCCCAAG GGACTCAACCCAGGAAAGGCTATTGCTGAGATCAAGAAAATGATGGCAACATATAAAGAGAAAGTCATTAACCCCGTGAACATTGTGGAAAACCACCGGACTTGA